Proteins encoded by one window of Desulfovibrio ferrophilus:
- a CDS encoding adenosine-specific kinase, whose protein sequence is MELSTVKIENPDALNLIFGQSHFIKTVEDLHEAIVGAVPFAKFGLAFCEASDKCLIRLSGTDEGCIELASRNAQALSCGHSFILFMKDMFPINIVNVVQNVPEVVRLFCATANPVEVVVAETDLGRGVMGVIDGFASRGVETEADVEHRKGFLRTIGYKL, encoded by the coding sequence ATGGAATTGAGTACTGTAAAGATCGAGAATCCTGATGCCCTGAATCTGATTTTTGGGCAATCGCATTTCATCAAAACCGTTGAGGATCTGCACGAGGCCATTGTGGGCGCCGTGCCCTTTGCCAAGTTCGGACTGGCATTTTGCGAGGCCTCGGACAAATGCCTGATCCGTCTGTCCGGTACCGATGAAGGCTGTATCGAGTTGGCCAGCAGGAATGCTCAGGCCTTGTCCTGTGGGCATAGCTTCATTCTGTTCATGAAGGATATGTTCCCCATCAATATCGTGAACGTCGTGCAGAATGTGCCCGAAGTCGTTCGCCTGTTCTGTGCTACTGCCAATCCGGTGGAGGTTGTTGTGGCAGAGACTGATTTGGGACGTGGAGTGATGGGCGTCATCGATGGTTTTGCTTCCAGAGGAGTGGAGACGGAGGCGGACGTTGAGCACCGCAAAGGTTTTTTGCGAACCATTGGTTACAAGCTGTAG